The following proteins come from a genomic window of Montipora capricornis isolate CH-2021 chromosome 9, ASM3666992v2, whole genome shotgun sequence:
- the LOC138015492 gene encoding uncharacterized protein, whose protein sequence is MYLRTLEDNRTMSLKLIIVFLLLSFIGITLSKYVENENNQAYLRGSRFSNKETADKRTKILERNTLKELGGPMKLSGKREDENEKISFVTGKGVLHCLTCILANCGEAAVECESFPEPGIIPCLLERCAIYAAECFDVCFRKGMTK, encoded by the exons ATGTATCTTAGAACCCTCGAAGACAACCGCACCATGTCTCTGAAGCTGATCATTGTTTTCCTGTTGCTCAGTTTTATAGGAATAACTCTGTCCAAATATGTAGAGAACGAAAACAATCAGGCTTACTTGCGAGGATCTAGATTCTCCAACAAAG AAACCGCAGACAAACGCACTAAGATTTTGGAAAGAAATACGTTGAAGGAACTGGGTGGACCCATGAAGCTCAGTGGAAAGCGAGAAGACGAAAACGAGAAAATCTCCTTTGTTACTG gtaAAGGTGTATTGCATTGTTTAACATGCATCCTCGCGAACTGCGGTGAAGCTGCTGTGGAATGCGAGTCGTTTCCAGAGCCTGGAATAATTCCATGTCTGTTGGAGAGATGTGCTATCTACGCTGCAGAGTGCTTTGATGTCTGCTTTCGCAAGGGAAtgaccaaataa
- the LOC138017649 gene encoding zinc finger MYM-type protein 1-like gives MTKWLQFKAMERKNSSVLQQLSSAPREQVTINRKYLQVIIECLIFTAMQNIAVRGHEESRKDIWEVSDINRGNFLELLHLRYKDLPWLQSKLQAQLQLHAQWTSPSIQNELLAIVSDLVLERITTEVRKSGYFGIIMDETSDISRTEEVSLCLRYVINGETKETFVGFFATASTEGEVLYELAKTAINKLDLRLENIIAECFGIRKGLAKRMKECSPLGIYVHCYDHLLNLALQDTMTENETLRNTLGTIQSLYNFLHGSTKRHALFKDIEIHEEDIALTLKSLSTTRWSCRWAAVRAVLEQVPRIMEALVTLSKDRDPKTYSESNSLLHSICDFEFVYGLMVLKLILSNTDNLSRYLQGQQMDVITAKKTADAVVKTLSNCRNEESFTLMWSHADIIAQKNQNRNRGYAIYLQRCQVYYTSIDKVVSELQSRFEGNDQEVLCALGEIVFSRSPSINNIQTVSNFYGVDSEMLSSEKSSFENYDCGDPCQRKNAAMMVKTMHQNGLHDILPVLYKVASILATIPATSCSAERSFSAHRRIKTFLRSTMGQDRLSSIAVINIEREYANKTMQNDMHRIIDIFGRRSNRSSYFF, from the exons ATGACTAAGTGGCTGCAGTtcaaagcaatggaaagaaagaatAGCAGTGTTCTGCAGCAACTAAGCAGTGCACCTCGAGAGCAGGTCACAATTAACAGGAAATATTTACAAGTGATAATCGAGTGCTTGATTTTCACTGCTATGCAAAATATTGCTGTTAGAGGCCATGAAGAAAGTCGAAAGGATATCTGGGAAGTGTCAGATATAAACAGAGGAAACTTCCTCGAATTACTCCATTTACGATACAAAGACTTGCCATGGCTGCAGTCAAAACTCCAGGCACAGCTCCAGTTGCATGCTCAATGGACATCACCCAGTATCCAAAATGAGCTACTTGCAATAGTGTCAGACCTTGTGCTTGAGAGAATCACGACAGAAGTAAGGAAGAGTGGTTACTTTGGAATCATCATGGATGAAACTTCAGACATCAGTAGAACCGAAGAGGTATCCTTGTGCCTCAGGTACGTTATCAATGGtgagacaaaagaaactttcgttGGTTTCTTTGCCACTGCTTCTACGGAGGGGGAAGTTCTGTACGAGCTCGCAAAAACAGCTATAAATAAGCTGGATTTAAGGTTGGAAAACATTATTGCCGAATGCTTTGGTATTCGCAAGGGCCTTGCTAAGCGTATGAAGGAATGTTCACCTCTCGGAATATATGTACATTGTTATgatcatcttttaaatttgGCTCTTCAGGACACCATGACTGAAAATGAAACTCTCCGTAATACCCTCGGTACAATCCAGAGTCTTTACAATTTCTTACACGGGAGTACCAAGCGCCATGCCTTATTCAAGGACATTGAAATTCATGAAGAGGATATTGCCCTTACATTAAAATCTTTGAGTACCACTAGATGGTCGTGTCGCTGGGCGGCGGTGAGGGCCGTGCTAGAGCAAGTGCCGAGGATAATGGAAGCCCTGGTCACTTTATCAAAGGATCGCGATCCCAAGACCTACAGCGAAAGTAATTCGCTTCTCCACTcaatttgtgactttgaattcgtttatgGCTTGATGGTTTTGAAGCTCATCTTATCCAACACTGATAATTTGAGTAGATATCTACAGGGACAACAGATGGATGTCATCACTGCCAAGAAGACTGCTGATGCTGTTGTTAAGACACTGAGCAATTGTCGCAATGAAGAGAGCTTTACTCTGATGTGGTCACATGCTGATATTATAgcgcaaaaaaatcaaaataggaATCGAGGGTACGCAATTTACCTTCAGAGATGCCAAG TTTATTACACAAGCATTGACAAAGTCGTCAGTGAACTTCAATCAAGGTTTGAGGGCAATGACCAGGAGGTTTTGTGCGCATTGGGCGAAATCGTATTCAGCCGTTCCCCAAGCATCAACAACATCCAGACTGTATCAAATTTCTATGGCGTGGATAGCGAAATGCTATCAAGTGAGAAGTCAAGCTTTGAAAACTACGACTGCGGGGACCCATGCCAGAGAAAAAACGCAGCCATGATGGTAAAGACCATGCATCAAAATGGCCTCCATGACATTTTACCTGTTCTGTATAAAGTTGCCTCCATCCTGGCCACAATTCCTGCAACCTCTTGCTCTGCTGAAAGGTCTTTCAGCGCCCATCGCCGCATCAAGACATTTTTAAGATCCACAATGGGACAAGACCGACTTAGCAGTATCGCCgttattaacattgaaagagAGTATGCAAACAAGACAATGCAGAATGACATGCACAGGATTATTGACATATTTGGGCGTCGGAGTAATCGTTCTTCATACTTCTTTTAA